A single Chryseobacterium sp. DNA region contains:
- a CDS encoding membrane-binding protein has translation MKKLFTSALLAFVLSINIYAQERTYFDENWEKATQDKMEYYRETSAKGQLTLIKDFYKNGTLQMEGMASDTTPGNEVFEGKVTWYTPEGKVMSMVTYSKGKQVGISQSYDVSGKLSEDMIYKADGTFSGKTFSYKDPENEYFYNSVTTYENSLPLKTIVYDEDIKGIRYETITDKEGKYEIKYYGEKGKYLGSSSADGETMLVEYYHDPMRLSKIEKYKSDGSIKEGVIYAKNGKILQEQKRNKKEGYKTTYDESGKKIGHLVYQYDKDNDVYTPMDGEDYQLNYDYTQMSSIDSYKNGSVILSKYFDESGKLVSEKSVKDDITQEIKYYSPDGKLKSTLTYKDDMPYNGTAYEGLNEIVYKDGIIVNTKNFSEDQKLNYEKKLNAKQTSYEATVYDNKGAVLYTFTQPLSEDGEDYYFTAQIVQYAKGKPANKSSVKAGVLQTGKIKLKTPNGTKELERNGKWILLKVYNTDGKLIQETKTLADAQDEYVSAENQTILSEDDLYYFD, from the coding sequence ATGAAAAAATTATTTACATCAGCCCTGCTTGCATTCGTACTCAGCATCAATATATATGCGCAGGAAAGGACTTATTTCGATGAAAACTGGGAAAAGGCCACCCAGGACAAGATGGAGTACTACCGGGAAACTTCAGCTAAAGGCCAACTTACTTTAATCAAGGATTTCTATAAAAACGGAACGCTTCAAATGGAAGGGATGGCATCCGATACCACTCCGGGCAATGAAGTTTTTGAGGGTAAGGTTACCTGGTATACTCCCGAAGGAAAAGTAATGAGCATGGTAACCTATTCTAAAGGCAAACAGGTTGGGATCTCTCAATCTTACGATGTTTCAGGTAAATTGTCTGAAGATATGATCTATAAAGCAGACGGTACCTTCAGTGGAAAAACCTTTAGCTACAAAGATCCTGAAAACGAATACTTTTATAACAGCGTGACCACCTACGAGAATTCTTTACCTCTCAAAACTATCGTATATGATGAAGATATCAAGGGAATTCGATACGAAACCATTACCGATAAAGAGGGAAAATACGAGATTAAATATTATGGTGAAAAAGGAAAATATCTGGGCAGCAGTTCTGCAGACGGTGAGACTATGCTGGTAGAATATTATCATGATCCGATGAGACTTTCTAAAATTGAAAAGTATAAAAGTGACGGCAGTATAAAGGAAGGTGTTATCTATGCTAAGAATGGAAAGATCCTGCAGGAACAGAAAAGAAATAAAAAAGAGGGGTACAAAACCACTTATGATGAATCCGGCAAAAAAATAGGACATCTCGTTTATCAGTATGACAAAGACAATGATGTTTATACACCGATGGACGGTGAAGATTATCAGCTTAACTATGATTATACTCAAATGTCAAGTATTGACAGCTATAAAAACGGATCTGTCATCCTGAGCAAATATTTTGATGAAAGCGGAAAATTAGTCTCCGAGAAGAGCGTAAAAGATGATATTACACAGGAGATCAAGTATTACAGTCCGGATGGAAAATTGAAATCTACCTTGACGTATAAAGATGATATGCCTTATAACGGTACTGCTTATGAAGGTCTGAATGAAATAGTATATAAAGACGGTATCATTGTGAATACAAAAAACTTTTCTGAAGATCAGAAGCTGAATTATGAAAAAAAGCTGAACGCTAAGCAAACAAGCTATGAAGCAACAGTTTATGATAATAAAGGAGCTGTTTTGTATACCTTTACACAACCCCTTAGTGAAGATGGAGAGGATTACTATTTCACAGCACAAATTGTACAGTATGCAAAAGGTAAACCTGCCAACAAATCTTCTGTAAAGGCAGGTGTTCTTCAAACCGGAAAAATAAAACTAAAAACGCCAAACGGAACCAAAGAACTTGAACGTAATGGAAAATGGATCTTGTTAAAAGTTTATAATACGGACGGAAAGCTTATCCAGGAAACCAAGACTCTTGCCGATGCACAGGATGAGTATGTATCTGCTGAAAACCAGACGATACTCAGTGAGGATGATTTATATTATTTTGACTAA
- a CDS encoding CoA transferase subunit A, producing the protein MIDKRVKNAKEAIDGIKDGMTLMLGGFGLCGIPENSINALVESDVKDLTCISNNAGVDDFGLGLLLHKRQIKKMISSYVGENAEFERQMLSGELDVELTPQGTLAEKCRAAQAGIPAFYTPAGYGTEIAEGKEVKEFNGKPHILEHAYDADFSIVKAWKGDYAGNLIFKGSARNFNHPMAGAAKITIAEVEELVEPGALDPNQIHIPGIMIQRIFQGEKFEKRIEQRTVRTKE; encoded by the coding sequence ATGATAGATAAAAGAGTAAAAAATGCAAAGGAGGCCATCGACGGAATTAAAGATGGAATGACACTGATGCTGGGCGGATTTGGGCTTTGCGGTATTCCTGAAAATTCAATTAATGCTTTGGTAGAAAGCGATGTGAAAGATCTTACCTGTATTTCAAACAATGCGGGGGTAGATGATTTCGGATTGGGATTATTGCTTCACAAAAGGCAGATTAAAAAAATGATCTCTTCTTATGTAGGAGAAAATGCTGAATTTGAAAGACAGATGCTTTCGGGAGAACTTGATGTAGAGCTTACTCCGCAAGGGACTTTAGCAGAAAAATGCAGGGCTGCCCAGGCCGGAATTCCTGCTTTTTATACTCCGGCAGGCTATGGTACCGAGATTGCAGAAGGAAAAGAAGTAAAAGAATTCAATGGTAAGCCCCATATTTTGGAACATGCTTATGATGCTGATTTTTCTATCGTAAAAGCATGGAAAGGAGATTACGCAGGAAATCTTATTTTCAAAGGATCTGCAAGAAATTTTAACCATCCTATGGCCGGTGCCGCTAAAATAACCATTGCTGAAGTAGAAGAATTGGTGGAACCCGGAGCATTGGATCCCAACCAAATTCATATTCCGGGAATCATGATCCAGAGAATTTTTCAGGGAGAAAAATTTGAAAAAAGGATCGAGCAGCGAACGGTTAGGACTAAAGAATAA
- a CDS encoding ABC transporter ATP-binding protein, with product MKILLRYLKPYQWLIATSLLLATINQVFSLFAPAITGNILDQLVTHPNFFDKEKLVPRNLSEYLYGNKMYHGAFYFLGLLIGTAMVSRIAKAFQDYVVSVITQKFGAKIFTDGLQHSMALPFQEFEDQRSGETLSILTKVREDSVKFITNFINIFFGILVSIIFVSVYAIRLHWSIMPVYICGIFLIAFITNLLSKRIKIIQKNIVSETTSLAGSTTESLRNIEIVKSLGLTNQEINRLNNNTYKILGLELRKVKSIRSLSFIQGTMVNFLQQMITLTLLFLIFKNIVTPGQYLSLMFYGFFIFGPMQEIGNIIISYREAEASLHNFDRLMKKEVEEKPLHPKQIGAIEELEFKNVSFKHQSAQYKALNNISFEVKNGETIAFVGPSGSGKSTLVKLLVGLYRPQEGSIFYNTINGKEFDFDELRNQIGFVTQDTQLFAGTIKENLLFVNPKATERELETALQKSSCTTLLERAEKGIETVIGEGGLKLSGGEKQRIAIARALLRKPHLLIFDEATSALDSITEEEITSTIKDISKEKEQITVLIAHRLSTIMHADKIYVLERGQVIETGSHDQLIDEKGLYYAMWRQQIGERKMLTPQA from the coding sequence ATGAAAATACTTTTAAGATACCTTAAGCCTTACCAATGGTTAATTGCCACTTCTTTGCTGCTGGCAACCATTAATCAGGTTTTTTCTTTATTTGCTCCGGCGATTACTGGGAATATCCTGGATCAGCTGGTTACCCATCCTAATTTTTTTGATAAGGAAAAACTGGTACCCAGAAACCTGAGCGAATATTTGTACGGAAATAAAATGTACCATGGTGCTTTTTATTTTTTAGGATTACTGATTGGAACAGCCATGGTAAGCAGGATTGCCAAAGCTTTTCAGGATTATGTGGTAAGTGTTATCACCCAGAAGTTTGGGGCAAAAATATTTACAGACGGACTGCAACATTCAATGGCATTGCCTTTTCAGGAATTTGAAGATCAGAGAAGTGGTGAAACCTTATCCATTTTGACGAAAGTAAGGGAAGATTCTGTAAAGTTTATCACCAATTTCATTAATATTTTCTTTGGAATTTTAGTAAGTATTATTTTCGTTTCCGTGTATGCTATCCGCTTACATTGGTCGATTATGCCGGTGTATATCTGCGGTATTTTCCTGATTGCATTCATTACCAATTTATTAAGCAAGAGGATAAAAATCATTCAGAAAAATATTGTTTCAGAAACAACATCTTTAGCCGGAAGCACTACAGAAAGTTTAAGGAATATAGAAATTGTTAAAAGTTTAGGACTGACCAACCAGGAAATCAACCGTTTGAATAATAATACTTACAAGATTCTTGGGCTTGAACTCAGAAAGGTAAAGAGTATCCGTTCTCTAAGCTTTATTCAGGGAACTATGGTCAATTTTCTTCAACAGATGATCACACTGACCTTATTGTTCTTAATTTTTAAAAATATTGTCACTCCGGGACAATATCTTTCTCTTATGTTTTATGGCTTTTTCATTTTCGGGCCTATGCAGGAAATAGGGAATATCATCATTTCGTACCGGGAGGCCGAAGCTTCTCTTCATAACTTTGACCGTTTAATGAAAAAAGAAGTGGAAGAAAAACCACTTCATCCAAAGCAAATTGGGGCTATCGAAGAATTGGAATTTAAAAATGTTTCTTTCAAACATCAGTCGGCTCAATATAAAGCCTTAAACAATATTTCTTTTGAGGTTAAAAATGGGGAAACCATTGCTTTCGTGGGGCCAAGCGGTTCAGGAAAAAGCACATTGGTAAAATTACTGGTTGGGCTTTACAGACCTCAGGAAGGAAGCATTTTTTACAATACCATCAATGGAAAGGAATTTGATTTTGATGAACTGAGAAATCAGATTGGTTTTGTCACCCAGGATACGCAGCTTTTTGCAGGAACAATCAAGGAAAATCTTCTTTTTGTCAATCCAAAAGCTACAGAACGGGAACTGGAAACTGCTTTACAGAAATCGAGCTGTACCACATTGCTGGAAAGGGCTGAAAAAGGTATCGAAACCGTTATCGGTGAAGGCGGACTAAAGCTGAGCGGTGGGGAAAAACAGAGAATTGCCATCGCGCGGGCTCTTTTAAGAAAGCCTCATTTATTGATTTTTGATGAAGCTACTTCCGCATTGGACAGTATTACTGAAGAAGAAATAACATCTACCATCAAAGACATTTCAAAAGAAAAGGAACAAATTACGGTTCTCATTGCCCATCGTTTAAGTACGATCATGCATGCAGATAAAATTTATGTCCTCGAACGCGGACAAGTGATAGAAACGGGTTCGCATGATCAATTAATTGACGAAAAAGGATTGTATTATGCGATGTGGCGGCAACAAATCGGGGAAAGAAAAATGCTCACCCCGCAAGCATAA
- a CDS encoding DUF4197 domain-containing protein: MKKSISLAAGLLFSISTQAQILDMIKSTVKDKTGVDLNAPVKTKGTAAGTPATSAHTSISSSTNLGNLTSTQISSGLKEALNLGVTDGVKKLAITDGFFKNEAVKILMPEKLRKIDTTLRSLGMGSLADEGVKLLNRAAEDAVTEAAPIFTSAITSMTITDAKNILLGSDNAATNYLQGKTQSQLFTAFQPKVKASLGKVGADTVWKNLISKYNTFTGQSVTTDLNEYVTTETINGVFKMVAQKESGIRNTPAMRTTSILQKVFGAQDGK, encoded by the coding sequence ATGAAAAAAAGCATTTCTCTGGCAGCCGGGTTATTATTTTCAATTTCTACACAGGCTCAAATTTTAGATATGATCAAATCTACCGTTAAAGATAAAACAGGAGTGGATCTGAATGCTCCGGTAAAGACAAAAGGAACGGCAGCAGGTACTCCCGCAACATCTGCCCATACTTCTATCAGCTCTTCCACCAATCTGGGAAATCTTACTTCCACACAGATTTCATCAGGACTAAAAGAAGCATTGAATCTCGGCGTTACGGATGGAGTAAAGAAGCTCGCTATAACGGATGGTTTTTTCAAAAATGAAGCGGTAAAGATTTTAATGCCTGAAAAGTTAAGAAAGATTGATACCACCTTGCGTTCTCTAGGAATGGGAAGTCTTGCTGACGAAGGGGTAAAATTATTAAACAGGGCTGCTGAAGATGCAGTGACGGAAGCTGCTCCTATTTTTACCAGTGCTATTACCTCGATGACGATTACAGACGCCAAAAATATTCTGTTAGGCAGTGATAATGCCGCAACAAATTACCTTCAGGGCAAGACACAGAGCCAGCTGTTCACGGCTTTTCAGCCCAAGGTAAAAGCTTCATTAGGTAAAGTGGGTGCCGATACCGTCTGGAAAAACCTGATCTCAAAATACAATACTTTTACAGGACAGTCCGTTACTACGGACCTCAACGAATATGTGACGACCGAAACCATCAATGGAGTATTCAAAATGGTCGCTCAGAAAGAAAGCGGAATCAGAAATACACCGGCAATGAGAACGACGAGTATCTTGCAGAAGGTGTTTGGAGCACAGGATGGAAAATAA